One Nitrosomonas sp. PY1 DNA window includes the following coding sequences:
- a CDS encoding heavy metal translocating P-type ATPase, which translates to MAHEHHEHKQHDHNHHHHANHRAIAIDPVCGMSVDSHTAKHRAEHDEQSYYFCSAHCHDKFVAAPATYLSGKTSIDDSPSDAIYTCPMHPQVRQIGMGSCPICGMALEPAEVSLDDVPSPELADMTRRFWIGLVLAMPVFILEMGGHLIGLTHLISTQTSNWIQLSLATPVVLWAGWPFFVRGWQSIKNRALNMFTLIAMGTGVAWIYSIIATVAPDLFPDVFRSSDGSVAVYFEAAAVITVLVLLGQVLELRARERTSGAIKALLNLSPTTARRLVDADREEEINLDQVVAGDRLRVRPGDRVPVDGKVIEGNSNIDESMVTGESMPIRKQPGDQVIGGTINGQGSFVMGAEKVGRDTMLAQIVRMVSEAQRSRAPIQRLADIVAGWFVPIVILVAVLAFAIWSVWGPPPAMGYALIVAVSVLIIACPCALGLATPMSIMVGVGRGATEGILIKNAEALERMEKIDTIVIDKTGTLTEGKPRVTEIHTASEIDEAELLRLTASLEQGSEHPLAAAIVAAAKERSIGLTKATDFDSPTGKGVLGNVDGHRIVLGNTKFLAELDIDTQVLETQADELRQNGATVIFVAIDGAIAGIVAIADPVKESTPAAIDALHADGIRIVMLTGDNRITAEAVARQLGIDEVEAEVLPDQKAAIVKRLREQGRVVAMAGDGVNDAPALATADVGIAMGTGTDVAIESAGVTLLRGDLLGIVRARRLSEATMRNIRQNLFFAFIYNAAGIPIAAGVLYPFFGILLSPIFAAAAMALSSVSVIGNALRLRAVKL; encoded by the coding sequence TATGTCGGTGGATTCACATACAGCGAAGCATCGCGCTGAGCATGATGAACAGAGTTACTATTTCTGTTCTGCCCATTGTCACGATAAATTCGTGGCTGCACCCGCTACCTATTTGTCAGGAAAGACTTCAATCGATGATTCCCCATCCGACGCTATCTATACTTGTCCGATGCATCCACAAGTTCGGCAGATCGGTATGGGAAGTTGTCCGATTTGCGGCATGGCATTGGAACCAGCGGAAGTGTCGCTTGATGATGTGCCTAGTCCGGAACTCGCCGATATGACTCGTCGTTTCTGGATTGGCCTAGTGCTAGCTATGCCGGTTTTTATTTTGGAAATGGGCGGTCATTTAATCGGACTTACGCACCTAATATCCACGCAGACTTCCAATTGGATACAACTGTCATTGGCGACACCGGTTGTCCTGTGGGCAGGATGGCCGTTCTTCGTGCGTGGGTGGCAATCGATCAAGAATCGCGCGCTGAATATGTTCACATTGATTGCGATGGGAACCGGCGTGGCATGGATCTATAGCATTATTGCGACCGTTGCGCCTGATCTCTTTCCTGATGTTTTTCGCAGCAGCGATGGGTCGGTCGCAGTTTATTTCGAAGCCGCAGCGGTTATCACTGTGCTGGTGTTATTGGGTCAGGTGCTGGAATTACGTGCGCGCGAGCGTACTTCTGGCGCGATCAAAGCCTTGCTTAATTTGTCACCGACGACTGCCCGCCGCCTTGTCGATGCCGATAGGGAAGAGGAGATTAATCTGGATCAGGTAGTAGCGGGCGATCGCTTGAGAGTTCGTCCCGGCGACCGGGTGCCCGTCGATGGTAAAGTAATCGAAGGCAATTCGAATATCGATGAGTCGATGGTGACTGGGGAATCCATGCCGATTCGCAAGCAACCCGGAGACCAGGTGATTGGCGGTACCATCAACGGTCAGGGTAGCTTTGTCATGGGTGCAGAAAAAGTTGGGCGTGATACCATGCTGGCGCAGATCGTTCGCATGGTATCGGAAGCACAGCGTTCACGTGCACCGATTCAGCGCCTGGCAGACATCGTGGCCGGCTGGTTTGTACCGATAGTCATTCTGGTCGCCGTGCTTGCCTTTGCCATCTGGTCTGTTTGGGGACCACCGCCAGCTATGGGTTATGCCTTGATCGTAGCCGTTAGCGTGCTAATCATTGCTTGTCCATGCGCGCTGGGTCTGGCGACGCCGATGTCAATCATGGTTGGCGTCGGACGGGGCGCGACCGAGGGTATTTTGATCAAAAATGCCGAAGCATTGGAGCGTATGGAAAAGATCGATACGATCGTGATTGATAAGACCGGTACATTGACCGAAGGCAAACCTCGCGTTACGGAAATTCATACTGCCAGCGAGATCGACGAAGCTGAGTTATTGCGCCTCACGGCCAGTTTGGAACAAGGAAGCGAGCATCCTTTGGCTGCCGCTATCGTAGCCGCAGCCAAAGAGCGCTCGATTGGGTTGACTAAGGCAACCGATTTTGACTCACCCACTGGCAAAGGCGTACTCGGCAATGTCGATGGTCATCGGATTGTTTTGGGCAACACCAAGTTTCTTGCAGAACTGGATATCGATACCCAGGTGCTGGAAACGCAAGCCGATGAGCTGCGTCAGAATGGAGCAACAGTGATCTTCGTGGCAATCGATGGAGCGATTGCCGGTATTGTCGCCATCGCCGACCCGGTAAAGGAATCGACACCCGCCGCTATCGATGCTTTGCATGCCGATGGCATCCGTATTGTCATGCTGACCGGAGACAACCGTATTACGGCTGAAGCAGTCGCTCGGCAACTGGGTATCGATGAAGTGGAAGCGGAAGTGTTACCCGACCAGAAAGCGGCGATTGTAAAACGGTTGCGCGAGCAAGGACGAGTAGTCGCCATGGCAGGGGATGGCGTCAACGATGCTCCGGCTTTGGCTACCGCTGACGTTGGTATTGCCATGGGTACGGGTACCGATGTTGCGATTGAAAGCGCGGGTGTAACCTTGCTTCGCGGTGATCTGCTGGGTATTGTTCGAGCACGACGCTTATCCGAAGCAACCATGCGTAATATTCGCCAAAACCTGTTTTTCGCTTTTATCTACAATGCTGCTGGTATACCGATCGCGGCCGGGGTACTGTATCCATTCTTCGGTATCTTGTTGTCGCCGATTTTTGCTGCGGCGGCAATGGCGCTTTCTTCGGTCAGTGTAATCGGGAATGCATTGCGGTTGCGTGCAGTCAAGTTGTAG